Within the Gracilinema caldarium DSM 7334 genome, the region GGTTGAACGGAAAACCGGCAAAACCTATACCGAATCCTATGATACCCTGGTTCTCTCCCCCGGCGCTGAACCGGTCCGACCTCCCATACCCGGCCTGGACCTGGAAGGAATTTTCACCCTCCGTTCTGTCCCCGATGTGGATGGCATTAAGGCCTGGCTCGACATGAAACGGCCCGAGCGGGCGGTGGTGGTGGGCGGCGGCTTTATCGGCCTTGAAATGGCGGAAAACCTGGCCCATCGGGGTATGGCAGTTACCATTATAGAAGCCCTGGATCAGGTCATGGCTCCCATCGATTTTGAAATGGCCGCCCTGGTACACCGGCACCTACGGGACAAGGATATCGAGCTCCGGCTTAAGGACGGCGTATCCGCCTTTGAAAAGCGGGGAAGCCGTATTTTTGTAAAACTGGCCTCTGGCGACGAGGTTCCCACCGATGTGGTAATTTTCTCTGTTGGTGTCCGGCCTGACACCAAGCTTGCCCGGGATGCGGGTCTAGAGACTACACCCCAGGGGAAACCCGGTGCCGGCGCCATCCTCGTGGATGAGCACTTCCGCACCTCGGACCCGAACATCCGGGCTGTGGGGGACGCCATCGCTTTCCGCAATCCCTTGAGCAATGAGGTCGGTATTGTCCCCCTGGCTGGTCCTGCCAACAAACAGGGCCGGCTTGTAGCCGATGCAATCGTATTTGGTGATGACCAGGTCCCGGCCTGGAAGGGCGCAATCGGAACCTCAGCCGCTAAGGTGTTTGATCTTACTGTTGCCGCCACGGGACTTAATGAAAAGGTCCTGGCCCGAATCGGGAAACCCTGTGTTTCTGTCATCATCCATCCTAATAACCATGCTAGCTATTACCCCAACGCGGTGCCCCTGACACTGAAGGTAATTTTCGATCCCCAGACGACCCGTATCCTGGGTGCCCAGGCTGTAGGATACGATGGGGTTGATAAACGGATCGATGTTATTTCCGCCCTTATCCGAAAGGAAGGGACCGTGGCTGACCTTTGCGAGTTTGAGCATGTATACGCCCCGCCCTTCTCTTCCGCTAAAGACCCGGTCAATATGGCGGGCTTTGTGGCAGAAAACATCCTGCAAGGCCGCTCCAAGGTCGTTTCCTGGAAACAATTTGAGGAACTGCGGGCAAAGGGAGCCTTTGTACTCGATGTGCGAACCCGGGAAGAATTTGAACTTGGAGCCATCCCCGGTGCGGTCTGCATTCCCAACACGGAACTGCGCCACCGGCTCAATGAAGTCCCCAGGGACAGAAAAGTCCTGGTGTACTGCGGCGTCGGGCTGCGGGGCTACCTGGCAGAGCGGATCCTCAGACAGAATGGCTGGACCGACCTGTACAACCTGACCGGCGGATACAAGACCTGGTCAGCGGCGGTAGAAAAGCAGGACAACCCGGGAGCTCTTAAGGACTGGAAGCCGGCCAACACCTGCGTCGATCCTAATGTAGCCAAGGCAATGGCAGACCGGACCGTTACCTACGGCGAAGGCACCGGTATTCCCGAAGGTATCACAAAAAGCGGAGCGGGTAAAACTATCCTGGTGGATGCCTGCGGCCTCCAGTGCCCCGGCCCCATCATGCGGCTCAAAACAGAAATGGATAAGGCCGAGGAAGGCACACGGATCCTCGTATCCGCCACGGACCCCGGTTTTGCACGGGATGTACAGTCCTGGGCAAAACTGACCGGAAACCTCCTTATCAGCCTGGAACATTCAGGCGGACGGATCGAAGCGGTCATTGAGAAAACCGTTGCCCAATCCAAGCTCGCAGCCGCCGGTCAGATGGCAGGGACCGCCATGGCAGGTTCCGGCCTTCGGATGGTATCTGCCGGTACAGATGCGGCAAGCCTCATTGTCTTCTCCAACGATTTCGACAAGGCCCTTGCCTCCTTCGTATTAGCTAACGGCGCCGCAGCGGTGGGCAAAAAGGTTACCATGTTCTTTACCTTCTGGGGCCTCTCGGTAATCATGAAAAAAGATAAGCCCCGAGTTGCTAAGGACTTTATGGGCAAGATGTTCGGCATGATGCTCCCCAAGCATGCGGGTCAGCTGTCCCTGTCCAAGATGAACTTTGGTGGCATGGGACCGGTCATGATGAAGTCCCGGATGAAGGCAAAGCAGGTTGATCAGCTGGAACAGATGATCCAGGCTGCTAAGGCCGCCGGTGTTCGCATGGTAGCCTGCCAGATGTCCATGGATATTATGGGGGTCAGCAAGGAAGAACTGCTTGAGGGTGTTGAAATTGGCGGCGTGGCTACCTACATGGAAGCAGCCTCGGAGGCCAAGGTAAATCTCTTTATCTAATTAACTAAAAAACAGGCAACTCGGTTGCATAAGGGCCCATAGTTCAGGTATACCATGAACTATGGGCCAAATTGTTGTTAAATTCGGCGGATCTAACCTTAAGAGCCCCGCAGACATAGAGCGGTCGGCCCGGGTGGCTGCCGCATATAAAGAACCACTGGTTGTTGTGGTTTCTGCTTTTTCCGGTGTAACCGATATGCTGATTCAGGGTATCGATGAAGCAATGCTTTCAGAGCATGCACCGGACATACTCTGTTCAAAGCTGGAAACTATTCATGAGTCTGCCCTCAGGCTTCATATTCAATCGGAAGCTGAAATAGGGGCTGTAATGGAAGTGCTTAAACAGCGGCTTGCACAGCTTAAGAAATTGCTCATGGGGATTCATTACATCAGTGCGGTGCCCGATTTTACCCGGGACCACATTATATCTACCGGGGAACGGCTCTCGGCCCCCATTATTGCGGCGGTCTTGCGAAAAGCTGGACTGCAAGCCCGGGAAATACTTCCCGAAACTATGGGGCTTCTCACCGATGGTACCTTTGGCAACGCCGCGGCAGACCTGGCTGTTTGTGCCGAGCGGCTTTCATCAATAGTAACCTCTGATATAACACCGGTAGTGCCCGGGTTTTATGGCATTACGAAAGAAGGGAAAATTGCTGTTTTTGGCCGGGGGGGCTCGGATTATACCGCCGCGGTGATTGCCCGCTCCATACAGGCAGAGAGCCTCGATTTATGGAAAGATGTGGATGGTTTCCTTTCAGGCGATCCTCGGATCATTCAGGATTCTAAAACCATCCCCTATGTGAGCTACGAAGAAGCGGCAGAACTTTCCTATTTCGGTGCCAAGGTATTGCATCCCAGGACGGTTGAACCTTTGGAACAGGATCATATACCGATCCGGGTGATGAATGTGGACCAGTTTGATGGTACCATAAGGCCCTATACGATTGTTGGACCGGATCGGGAACACTCCTGTACCTTAAAAAGTGTGGCTGCCACAGAAAACATGGGGATCATTCGACTTGAAGGCCCTGGGGTCGGGAGCAGACCGGGTATTCTTGCCCGGGCAACCACCGGACTTGATGCAGCGGGGATTAACATCAGCAGTGTTATTACATCACAGACAAGCATTAACCTGCTCTTTCATAAAAAGGATATGCCCCGCGCCCTGGCGGTACTGCGATCAGAATCGGTACCGTCGGTAGTGTCCGTAGAAAGTCTGGAAGATATTGCAATTATTGCTGTGGTAGGTGACGGGCTTCGTCATAGACCGGGACTTGCAGCCCAAGTTTTCGGCTCCCTGGCGGAAGGGGGCATTAACATCCTGCTTACCCAGGCAGGAGCCAGCCCGGTGGCTATGTATATTATTGTAAGCAAAGAAGATACAGCGAAGGCCCTGAAGGCTATTCACCGTACCATACATCGGGGGTAACAATATGGGGGAAACAAAGAAAAGCTGGGAAGAAATTAACCAGAAACTGGCTGCGGGCAAGGCGGTGGTCCTGACTGCAGAAGAAACCGCGGAACTCGCTAAGACGGAAACACCGGAAGAGGTGGCAAAAAAGGTTGATGTGGTTACTACAGGAACCTTTGGGGCCATGTGTTCCTCCGGTATGTTCATCAACTTTGGACATCCTGAGCCACCCATCAGAATGGAGCTCATTACGCTGGATGGGGTCCCCGTTTTTGGCGGGGTGGCAGCTGTGGACGCCTATATTGGGGCTACCGAAACCCATCCCGATGATGGCCGCTTTGGAGGCGCCCATATCATCGAAAAGCTTATCAGAGGTGAGGAAGTGTTCCTTAAAGCTCATGCCAAGGGAACCGACTGCTACCCCCGGAGAGATATCGAAACCTATATTCATAAGGACCGGGTGAACGAGATGATCCTCACTAATCCCCGGAATGCCTACCAGAACTATCCTGCAGCTACCAACTCAACCCATAAAACCCTGCACACCTACATGGGGACCCTGCTGCCTTCTTTCATGAATGTGAATTATTCCACCTCAGGCTGTCTCTCTCCACTCCTGAATGATCCCTATTTGCGCACTATAGGAATCGGGTCTCCGGTTTTCCTGGGAGGGGCCATCGGCTCGGTAGCCTGGAACGGTACCCAGTTTAACACGGAAAAACCGGTAAATGACCGGGGCATTCCCCTCTCTAACGCCAGGACTCTCATGCTGGTGGGAAATGCCAAGGAAATGTCCGCCGACTGGATCCGGGCAGGATACTATGAAAAATACGGCGTTACCATGTACGTCGGCGTAGGCTTTGCCATCCCCGTGCTGGATGAAGATATGGCTTACCGGGTGATGATCCGGAACGAGGACATCGAAACAAGCCTCTGCGATTATGGGGTCGATGGCCACCCTGCCCTTGCCCGGGTTAATTACCGGGACCTTATGTCGGGAACCATCGAGCTCCGGGGCAAAAGGGTCCGTACGGCGCCCCTTTCTAGCTACCGCAGAGCCCGGCTTCTGGCGGAACAGCTGAAAACTATGGTCCTGCAGGGATCCTTCCCCCTTACTCCCCCGGCACGGCCCCTTCCGGAACACAGCCGGGTACAGGGATTAAGCATTATTCGGGACCGGAGGGCATAAGATGGCGGGTAAATATGTTTTAGGATATTCGGCAGAGACTGTTTCGGAACCCATCCTTTGGAAACTGACCAAGGATTACGATATACGGGTAAACATCCTGCGGGCTGAGATTTCCCCCGGCCAGGAAGGGAACCTTCTGGTAGAGCTCGATGCGGAAAGCGAGGCTAAACTCAATGCGGCACTGCAATGGCTCGAAACCATTGGGGTTACCTGGGTTAATGTGGCCAAGCGCTTAAGCTGGGATGAAGATCGTTGTATTGATTGCGGCGGCTGTTCCGGAGTCTGCTTTTCCGGAGCCATCACCCTGGACCGCAGCAACTGGAAGCTGGTTGTTGATCGGGATAAGTGCATCGCCTGTGGTGGCTGTGTGAAAGCCTGCCCTATGGGCTGTTTTACCCTCGACTTCGGAGAATAGTCCCTGTACCGCCACCGTTTTTATCGGGAACATATGGGAACTGGCCGCTTCAGGTCTATCACAGTGGCTGAAGGAGAATCGGACCTCTGGATCGGCTGGAACCGGTTTGGTGAGGCCCCTATCAACCAAGCCCAATCCGAAGAGTCCATATTGATGAATAGAGCCGGCGAAGTTGTGGCACTGGAGGCGGAGCTTCGTTACCAGGCTTCGGAGCTGTTGCACGAGCTCCGGTCAAACATTCAGGACTATGCCGCAATGCACCCGGAATTCCTTACCTCTTTAGAGCCCCTCCCCTCTGATGCCGATGCCCCCGAACCGGTTCGGTCCATGTTGCTGGCGGGCCGCATTGCCGGCGTGGGGCCCATGGCCGCCGTGGCGGGGGCCATTGCTGAGCACCTTGGCATGGCCCTGCAGGACCGGTTCCATTTTGATGAATTGGTCATAGAAAATGGGGGGGACTATTGGCTTACGGTGAAAGCTCCCCTTCCGGTGCGGGTCTATGGGGGGCTCTCTTCCCTCTCGGAAAAAATTTCGGTGATTGTAAACCCTGAGCAAAGCCCCTGCGGCCTCGCCTGCTCTTCCGGCACGGTGGGGCCTTCATTAAGCTTCGGCAAGGCCGATGGGGCCCTCGTTGTGGCCCCTGCCGCCGCCGCCGCTGACGCCTGGGCAACAGCCCTGGGAAACCGATTACGATACCAAAGCGACCTGGCCACCGAGGTAGAGGCCCTCATCACTATGAATAGGGATACTGATTACGACGAAGCATACCGCCCCCAGGGAGCCCTGGCCATCATGGCGGACCAGCTCGCCGCCTGCGGGAATATCAAGCTGGGGTAAGGGGCAATTCTAGTCTGCTAGTGCTTTAATAAATTCCTCCGGTGTAATACCAGCTTGTTTAAGAATTCCTGTCAAAGTTCCTAATTTTAATTCGCGATGATTTGGTATTACGCAACCTTTCGAACCTCGCCGCATTACAATATGACTACCCCGTTGTCGAACAACTACAAATCCCAAATTTTTCAATGCACAAATTACATCTGCGCCTGAAAGGACCGGCAACTTAGGCATGATTTGGGATTCTAAAAGTAGTTAATAAAGAAGGACCACGGTAAGAAAGAGGAAATTCTTCTAAATACAGTTCTGTCGCTTCCTGCAAATTAGAAAGCGCTTCTTCTACTGTTTCACCTTGAGTGGTAGTTCCAGTTTCAGGATTATAAGCAATATATCCACCTTCAGGAGCAGGAGTTAAAACCGCTGACAATTCCATATAGTTCTCCCTGTAATTCAGTATAATTTTTAATCTTTTTACTCGTCAAGCTTGCAGCCGTAGGGGCCTCTAAAAATCAACATTTCCATAAGGTCCCTTATTATTATCCTGCATTCCTTTTTTTCCCTGACCAGAGAGCCGGCCTTTTCTATCTGTTTTAAATCTACCGGCACCTTTAGATACCTTTGCAGGGACCGCAGGCAAGGCCTGGATGGCAAACACCGTGGGGCTTTTCCGCAGTTCCGGAGCACGCTGTTTCCATTCGCCCACCGTACTGGTAAAAATATATTCTTCCTTAGTCATCAGAGCCTGGGCTATGGTAAGGTTCGTTTCTTCCCGGAGGGTAGCACAGAGGCTTGTAAAGAGACGCTGTACCCGATAGGGTGTTTCAATCCAGAGGATGGTCATGTTTTCCCGGCCCGAGAGTGCTTCCAGATACTTAAGCCGGGCAGAACGTTCCTGTTCCGGTATGGGCAGGTAGCCCTCGAACATGAAGCGCTGGCCGTTCAGGCCGCTGGCCATAAGGGTCTGAAATATGGAGGAAGGGCCAGGATGGGGGATAACCCGGATATGGTGACGATGGGCCAGTGCTACCAGGGCGGAGCCCGGGTCGGCCACACAGGGGAGGCCTGCTTCGGAGATAATGGCCCCATCCTGGCCCGCAAGCAGCGGTGACAGGAGGGCCGGAATATCCTGGAAGGGGGTGTGCTCATCCAGGGTGGCAAAGGTTTTCGCTGCAAGGACTTCCTGCGAAATATGACTCGAAAGGAAACGGCGGACCGTCTTTTCATGTTCCGCAACAATATAGGGCACCGACTCGAGTATAGCCACCATATAGGGTGCAAGCACATCCATCGATGTACCGATAGGACTTGGTATGAGATGCAAAGTACCGGTTTTCATAGGACCTCGTTCCGTTGCTAAGGTCCTCCCAGTGTATCAGATGAAGCCCTTACAATACATCCCCCTTGCGTTTTCTTGCTTCATAGGATTGAATAGAACCATGACCGCCGATGAAAAACGACAACTGCTCACCTTTCTTGACCTTGCTTCAGATTATCTTGATACAGGATATCGCCGAGAACGGGAAGCATATCATATTGATGATGACCGGCCGTTGGCTCCTGCGGCAGAAGCTGACAGCCTTGCGGCCATTGCGGAGGAGGTCCGCGCATGCCGGGCCTGCAGGCTCTGCGAAGGGCGGCATCATGCGGTCCCCGGCGAAGGGGTTGCTGAACCCTTGGTGGTGGTCATCGGCGAAGGGCCCGGGGCCGATGAAGACAGCACGGGCCGGCCCTTCGTCGGCAGGGCAGGACAACTGCTGGACAAGATGCTTGCGGCCATCAATCTGGATAGAAATACCAATTGTTTTATTGCGAACGTGGTGAAATGCAGGCCCCCGAACAACCGGGATCCTGAAAGCGATGAAATTGCTGCCTGCGGGCCCTTTTTACAGCGCCAGCTGGCCCTGCTGAAGCCCCAGGCCATCCTCACGGTGGGCCGGGTACCGACCCAAGCCCTGCTGGGTACCGCCGAGGGTATCAGCCGCCTGCGGGGCCGCTTTTTTGAGTATCAGGGCATTCCTCTCCTCCCCACCTATCACCCCAGTGCATTGTTACGAGACGAAAGCCTCAAGCGGCCTGCATGGGAAGACCTGAAACAGCTCCGGGCTTTTTTAAACGGGGGAACGGCGGCTCGCGAAACTCCCGAGCGAAAGCCTGAGTAAGGAACACAGATGTACCTGGACCTGGTTTTTGATATACCTCTGCAACAGC harbors:
- a CDS encoding FAD-dependent oxidoreductase, which translates into the protein MAKYIIIGGVAGGATTAARLRRNDEHAEIILVERGDYISYANCGLPYYTGGVISEREKLFVMTPEKFNQTLHVDVRIATEATAIDRAHKTVTLVERKTGKTYTESYDTLVLSPGAEPVRPPIPGLDLEGIFTLRSVPDVDGIKAWLDMKRPERAVVVGGGFIGLEMAENLAHRGMAVTIIEALDQVMAPIDFEMAALVHRHLRDKDIELRLKDGVSAFEKRGSRIFVKLASGDEVPTDVVIFSVGVRPDTKLARDAGLETTPQGKPGAGAILVDEHFRTSDPNIRAVGDAIAFRNPLSNEVGIVPLAGPANKQGRLVADAIVFGDDQVPAWKGAIGTSAAKVFDLTVAATGLNEKVLARIGKPCVSVIIHPNNHASYYPNAVPLTLKVIFDPQTTRILGAQAVGYDGVDKRIDVISALIRKEGTVADLCEFEHVYAPPFSSAKDPVNMAGFVAENILQGRSKVVSWKQFEELRAKGAFVLDVRTREEFELGAIPGAVCIPNTELRHRLNEVPRDRKVLVYCGVGLRGYLAERILRQNGWTDLYNLTGGYKTWSAAVEKQDNPGALKDWKPANTCVDPNVAKAMADRTVTYGEGTGIPEGITKSGAGKTILVDACGLQCPGPIMRLKTEMDKAEEGTRILVSATDPGFARDVQSWAKLTGNLLISLEHSGGRIEAVIEKTVAQSKLAAAGQMAGTAMAGSGLRMVSAGTDAASLIVFSNDFDKALASFVLANGAAAVGKKVTMFFTFWGLSVIMKKDKPRVAKDFMGKMFGMMLPKHAGQLSLSKMNFGGMGPVMMKSRMKAKQVDQLEQMIQAAKAAGVRMVACQMSMDIMGVSKEELLEGVEIGGVATYMEAASEAKVNLFI
- a CDS encoding aspartate kinase — protein: MGQIVVKFGGSNLKSPADIERSARVAAAYKEPLVVVVSAFSGVTDMLIQGIDEAMLSEHAPDILCSKLETIHESALRLHIQSEAEIGAVMEVLKQRLAQLKKLLMGIHYISAVPDFTRDHIISTGERLSAPIIAAVLRKAGLQAREILPETMGLLTDGTFGNAAADLAVCAERLSSIVTSDITPVVPGFYGITKEGKIAVFGRGGSDYTAAVIARSIQAESLDLWKDVDGFLSGDPRIIQDSKTIPYVSYEEAAELSYFGAKVLHPRTVEPLEQDHIPIRVMNVDQFDGTIRPYTIVGPDREHSCTLKSVAATENMGIIRLEGPGVGSRPGILARATTGLDAAGINISSVITSQTSINLLFHKKDMPRALAVLRSESVPSVVSVESLEDIAIIAVVGDGLRHRPGLAAQVFGSLAEGGINILLTQAGASPVAMYIIVSKEDTAKALKAIHRTIHRG
- a CDS encoding homocysteine biosynthesis protein produces the protein MGETKKSWEEINQKLAAGKAVVLTAEETAELAKTETPEEVAKKVDVVTTGTFGAMCSSGMFINFGHPEPPIRMELITLDGVPVFGGVAAVDAYIGATETHPDDGRFGGAHIIEKLIRGEEVFLKAHAKGTDCYPRRDIETYIHKDRVNEMILTNPRNAYQNYPAATNSTHKTLHTYMGTLLPSFMNVNYSTSGCLSPLLNDPYLRTIGIGSPVFLGGAIGSVAWNGTQFNTEKPVNDRGIPLSNARTLMLVGNAKEMSADWIRAGYYEKYGVTMYVGVGFAIPVLDEDMAYRVMIRNEDIETSLCDYGVDGHPALARVNYRDLMSGTIELRGKRVRTAPLSSYRRARLLAEQLKTMVLQGSFPLTPPARPLPEHSRVQGLSIIRDRRA
- a CDS encoding NIL domain-containing protein, producing the protein MAGKYVLGYSAETVSEPILWKLTKDYDIRVNILRAEISPGQEGNLLVELDAESEAKLNAALQWLETIGVTWVNVAKRLSWDEDRCIDCGGCSGVCFSGAITLDRSNWKLVVDRDKCIACGGCVKACPMGCFTLDFGE
- a CDS encoding UPF0280 family protein — its product is MGTGRFRSITVAEGESDLWIGWNRFGEAPINQAQSEESILMNRAGEVVALEAELRYQASELLHELRSNIQDYAAMHPEFLTSLEPLPSDADAPEPVRSMLLAGRIAGVGPMAAVAGAIAEHLGMALQDRFHFDELVIENGGDYWLTVKAPLPVRVYGGLSSLSEKISVIVNPEQSPCGLACSSGTVGPSLSFGKADGALVVAPAAAAADAWATALGNRLRYQSDLATEVEALITMNRDTDYDEAYRPQGALAIMADQLAACGNIKLG
- a CDS encoding type II toxin-antitoxin system HicA family toxin; amino-acid sequence: MPKLPVLSGADVICALKNLGFVVVRQRGSHIVMRRGSKGCVIPNHRELKLGTLTGILKQAGITPEEFIKALAD
- a CDS encoding type II toxin-antitoxin system HicB family antitoxin encodes the protein MELSAVLTPAPEGGYIAYNPETGTTTQGETVEEALSNLQEATELYLEEFPLSYRGPSLLTTFRIPNHA
- a CDS encoding SAM-dependent methyltransferase, producing the protein MKTGTLHLIPSPIGTSMDVLAPYMVAILESVPYIVAEHEKTVRRFLSSHISQEVLAAKTFATLDEHTPFQDIPALLSPLLAGQDGAIISEAGLPCVADPGSALVALAHRHHIRVIPHPGPSSIFQTLMASGLNGQRFMFEGYLPIPEQERSARLKYLEALSGRENMTILWIETPYRVQRLFTSLCATLREETNLTIAQALMTKEEYIFTSTVGEWKQRAPELRKSPTVFAIQALPAVPAKVSKGAGRFKTDRKGRLSGQGKKGMQDNNKGPYGNVDF
- a CDS encoding uracil-DNA glycosylase; amino-acid sequence: MTADEKRQLLTFLDLASDYLDTGYRREREAYHIDDDRPLAPAAEADSLAAIAEEVRACRACRLCEGRHHAVPGEGVAEPLVVVIGEGPGADEDSTGRPFVGRAGQLLDKMLAAINLDRNTNCFIANVVKCRPPNNRDPESDEIAACGPFLQRQLALLKPQAILTVGRVPTQALLGTAEGISRLRGRFFEYQGIPLLPTYHPSALLRDESLKRPAWEDLKQLRAFLNGGTAARETPERKPE